DNA from Ziziphus jujuba cultivar Dongzao chromosome 2, ASM3175591v1:
CATTGCCACGGGAATCATCCCAAAATCTGTGGCCTATGACAACTCAGAGATCAGGCCCAATTGTGGTGGCCTATGACAACACAGACAGagctatatataaataaatatatataatttatagaataatacaataaatatatatatatatatatatatacatataatttataatttatagaatatataaataaataaatatacatgcGTCACTATAATTTATAGAATAATATAACTAAAGATACCGTCTCGTAAAAGGTTTCCAATCAATGGTAgtctattaaatatatatatgtttggtctacttaatcaaataaatacatatattattgtttCTTGATGGTGTCTGATTCGGCTGTTTCTGCAGGGGAAGTGATTCTCATATACAGTCTCACACACATTCCCACATTATAAGAAATGAACGATCCTAAAAGCAAAAATTCATTGAGCCAAAAGGTGCAAACAATATGGAGCTACAATATTTGAATGGGTTATGCCAATACTTACACTTGAGCACTTTTTTTCATCCTTATTTTGTCTCCATTTTCCTTCTCTCCCTTCTGGTTTTGATCATACACAGAATTACATCTTCTTCCACTTCCACGCTCAACTTACCTCCATCTCCACCTAGACTACCATTGATTGGAAACCTTCACCAGCTAGGAACACTCCCTCACCGCTCTCTCCGAGCACTTTCACAGAAATATGGCCCTCTAATATACTTAAACCTCGGCCAAGCTCCAACCCTTGTGGTTTCCTCGGCAGAAATGGTGAAGGAGATGACAAAGAACCATGACATGGCTTTATCAAACCGACCTCAATCCACTGCAGCTAAAATCTTATTCTATGGATGCAAAGATGTTGCTTTTTCTCCTTACGGTGAGTATTGGAGACAAGCTCGGAAAATCTGTGTTCTTGAACTTTTGAGCCTTAAAAGGGTTCAAGATTTTCATTCTGTGAGGGAAGAAGAAGTTGAAGCACTGATGAATAGGATTCGCAAAGCTTGTGTTAATGGTGGTTCTTGTATAAATTTAAGTAAGCTGATATTGGCAACTTTCAATAATGTAGTCTCTAGATGTGCTGTTGGGAAAAGTTTTATGGAAGAAGATGGTAGAAGCAAGATTGGAGAGCTAACAAGGAAGATTATGGTTCAATTTGTGGAATTCAGTGTGGGagattttttcccttctttgaGTTGGATTGATGTTTTAAGAGGTTTTATAGGAAGCTTGAAAGAAACTTTTCGAGCATGTAATCTAGTTTTTGATCAAGTTATTGATGAACATAAGGCAGCTTTGGAAAGTGATTGTGGTTTTTCTGGAATGAAAACCTTTGTGGATATTCTTCTCAGAGTTCAAAAGGATAAGCAGCTTGACTTTGAGCTCACCCAAACTGACATCAAAGCACTTCTAACGGTATTATTGATCTCTCTCTGTAATATGTACTCTGTTTCTCTTCATGTTTTATGAATTACCACTATTCTCAAAAGAAAGGGAGATCATCATTATATTATACAACTCTCCTTACTTATAATTAGCCTGGTTATTTTTAATCTCAACTGAgttttttttgtgtattttttttttttggtaagagtAGTCTAATTTTGAACACACAACCTCAGCTTGGATCTTAGCTCTATTATGTAAGCGTAAGTGATTAAGAGGtggttgattattattattattattgaaagagaggtggtttattattatatctAGAGTTATTAGCTCCTTTAATTACTCCATAATTGGATTTTGATCTctgatatttttttcaaagtatTTTCGTTCTTAAACTTTAGTTTTTGGTGCACAATTATTTGtccttaaactattttttttattttttatttttatctattttatagcAATTTTGAGATGTATAGTGCATTTGATGTAATATGCAAGGGTTTTTTGGGTTGTCTAACTTTGTAAtttcattacttttttattacatTAAGTGCACTACATACTTCAAAACTGCtaaaaagtaatttagtaaGACCAACAGTGCATCTAAATAAACTTTAGGGAccaaagtttcaaaaaaaaaaataaagaatcaaaGCGCAACTGTAGAATAGTTGGGGGGCTAACAGTGCTAAGAACCGTTATTTTTATAATCTCTCACAGACCTGTGTCATTTTGTACATATAATTGCAGGACATGATCGTTGGTGGAACTGACACTATTTCGACAGGATTGGAATGGTTAATGGCAGAGCTGAtgagaaatccaaaaataatgaaGAAAACCCAGGCAGAAGTGAGAAGAGTGGGggggagaaagaaaaaaatagatatgaaTGATATTAATCAAATGGATTACCTAAAATGTGTTGTAAAAGAAAATCTAAGACTTCATCCATCACTTCCATTATTGGTACCTCGAGAAACAAACTCAACTATCAATGTGGGAGGCtatcaaattcctgcaaaaaCACAAGTGTTTGTGAATGCCTGGGCAATCCAAAGAGATCCAAGTTTATGGGACAGGCCAGAAGAATTCATACCAGAAAGGTTTGAGAATAGCTGTATTGATTTCAAAGGTCAGGATTTTCAATTCATTCCATTTGGCAGTGGAAGAAGAGGATGCCCAGGGATAACATTTGCAGTTGCTTCCATTGAATACGTTTTGGCCAACCTTTTATTCTGGTTTGATTGGAAGTTGcctggtgatggtgatggtgatgagtTAGATATGAGTGAAGCTTATGGACTTAGTGTTTATAAGAAAATTCCTCTCCATGTCCTACCAATACCATATTCTCCTAATTAGTCCGTCTATTTATGAATAAGCTTGGAGGATCTTCTTTTACATGCAATAGTTTTCCATGTTTAATTTCTTGTTCTGTGACTTGTAGACATTGATGTTATGAATAGTTTGTACTTTGATTTCCAATAAGTTTCTCTCCTGAAAAGGGTCttgatttattggaaaattatcaaacaaaatCAGATCCAGTTTTTAATCCTTTGATATGCCTTCAAATCTATAAATTTCCATGGCAAATTTTGCTTGAAAACTAAGTTTCAAGTATTATTATCCTATTGCCAACAGATTGGGTGA
Protein-coding regions in this window:
- the LOC107418323 gene encoding phenylacetaldehyde oxime monooxygenase CYP71AN24 — protein: MELQYLNGLCQYLHLSTFFHPYFVSIFLLSLLVLIIHRITSSSTSTLNLPPSPPRLPLIGNLHQLGTLPHRSLRALSQKYGPLIYLNLGQAPTLVVSSAEMVKEMTKNHDMALSNRPQSTAAKILFYGCKDVAFSPYGEYWRQARKICVLELLSLKRVQDFHSVREEEVEALMNRIRKACVNGGSCINLSKLILATFNNVVSRCAVGKSFMEEDGRSKIGELTRKIMVQFVEFSVGDFFPSLSWIDVLRGFIGSLKETFRACNLVFDQVIDEHKAALESDCGFSGMKTFVDILLRVQKDKQLDFELTQTDIKALLTDMIVGGTDTISTGLEWLMAELMRNPKIMKKTQAEVRRVGGRKKKIDMNDINQMDYLKCVVKENLRLHPSLPLLVPRETNSTINVGGYQIPAKTQVFVNAWAIQRDPSLWDRPEEFIPERFENSCIDFKGQDFQFIPFGSGRRGCPGITFAVASIEYVLANLLFWFDWKLPGDGDGDELDMSEAYGLSVYKKIPLHVLPIPYSPN